Proteins co-encoded in one Papaver somniferum cultivar HN1 chromosome 5, ASM357369v1, whole genome shotgun sequence genomic window:
- the LOC113283760 gene encoding biogenesis of lysosome-related organelles complex 1 subunit 1-like isoform X1 translates to MEKEKLIKSSETIGGGGLESSLTQLIHDHNLTTIKTREQADKAKKEALKGAIRVSDLLVETVNGGVQETYVNQKRIENEIRALTASTIRFTKQTDQWLSDSHSINSSLKEIGDFENWMRTMDYDCKIINAAIRNIYKP, encoded by the exons ATGGAGAAAGAAAAACTCATCAAATCTTCAGAAACCATCGGAGGTGGAGGCTTAGAATCTTCATTAACACAACTTATCCATGATCATAACCTCACCACCATCAAAACCCGTGAACAAGCAG ATAAGGCAAAGAAGGAAGCATTGAAGGGTGCAATTCGAGTTTCAGATTTGTTAGTTGAAACTGTGAATGGTGGAGTACAGGAAACATATGTAAATCAGAAACGAATTGAGAATGAAATTAGGGCATTAACAGCTTCAACAATAAGGTTTACCAAACAAACTGATCAGTGGCTTTCGGATTCTCATTCTATCAATTCTTCTTTAAAG GAGATTGGGGACTTTGAAAACTGGATGAGGACCATGGATTACGACTGCAAAATCATAAATGCAGCAATCCGCAACATATACAAGCCATAA
- the LOC113283760 gene encoding biogenesis of lysosome-related organelles complex 1 subunit 1-like isoform X2: protein MEKEKLIKSSETIGGGGLESSLTQLIHDHNLTTIKTREQADKAKKEALKGAIRVSDLLVETVNGGVQETYVNQKRIENEIRALTASTIRFTKQTDQWLSDSHSINSSLKGIGDLENWITMIAKS, encoded by the exons ATGGAGAAAGAAAAACTCATCAAATCTTCAGAAACCATCGGAGGTGGAGGCTTAGAATCTTCATTAACACAACTTATCCATGATCATAACCTCACCACCATCAAAACCCGTGAACAAGCAG ATAAGGCAAAGAAGGAAGCATTGAAGGGTGCAATTCGAGTTTCAGATTTGTTAGTTGAAACTGTGAATGGTGGAGTACAGGAAACATATGTAAATCAGAAACGAATTGAGAATGAAATTAGGGCATTAACAGCTTCAACAATAAGGTTTACCAAACAAACTGATCAGTGGCTTTCGGATTCTCATTCTATCAATTCTTCTTTAAAG GGGATTGGAGACTTAGAAAACTGGATTACGATGATTGCAAAATCATAA